In Flavobacterium sp. WV_118_3, one DNA window encodes the following:
- a CDS encoding MFS transporter — MNMFRSLKYRNFQLFFYGQSISLMGTWMQKTAVSWLVYRLTGSAFLLGLVTFASLIPSLVLSPFAGSYIEKHNRFKIMMKSQVISMLQAGTLAIMIYFKYYSIPALIGLSLLQGIINSFDVICRQTLMMDMVGNKEDLPNAIALNSTMTNLARIIGPALAGLVLGTLGEDFCFIGNFLSYIPVLYCLYRMDIRISENTEPVNNVWYELKEGFHYLIHEKELISLILLLSMNSLIVIPFNTLMPVFAKDIFKGTASTFSLFESAIGLGAVISAVYLANLKKLDHIIKIIIIAGFMLGSSVMLLAGSNLISLSVILLVVAGIGMMAQTSAINTYIQTHAHPSMRSRAISYFIMGYQGLIPVGSLLAGVVAESIGVRLTVVFQGAIGIVAILVFYLYWKRMKTNSIVKEEVYSKEQF; from the coding sequence ATGAATATGTTCCGGTCACTTAAGTATAGAAATTTCCAGCTTTTCTTTTATGGACAATCTATTTCTTTAATGGGAACCTGGATGCAAAAAACGGCTGTAAGCTGGTTGGTTTACCGACTTACAGGATCGGCCTTTTTATTAGGGTTGGTCACTTTTGCCAGTCTGATTCCTTCTTTGGTACTATCGCCTTTTGCCGGTAGTTATATCGAAAAGCACAATCGCTTTAAAATTATGATGAAAAGTCAGGTCATTTCGATGCTACAAGCGGGTACGTTGGCCATAATGATTTACTTTAAATATTATAGTATTCCGGCGCTGATCGGTTTAAGTTTGCTTCAGGGGATCATCAATTCGTTTGATGTAATCTGTCGGCAAACGCTTATGATGGATATGGTGGGGAATAAAGAGGATCTGCCCAATGCCATCGCGTTAAATTCAACGATGACCAATCTGGCCCGGATCATCGGTCCGGCTTTGGCAGGATTGGTGTTGGGAACTTTAGGCGAGGATTTTTGTTTTATCGGGAACTTTTTAAGTTATATTCCAGTATTGTATTGTTTGTACCGAATGGACATACGGATTTCAGAAAATACCGAACCGGTTAATAATGTATGGTACGAGTTAAAAGAAGGGTTTCATTATCTGATACACGAAAAAGAGTTGATCAGCTTGATTTTGTTGCTTTCGATGAATAGTCTGATCGTGATTCCGTTTAATACGCTGATGCCTGTTTTTGCGAAGGATATTTTTAAAGGTACAGCCAGTACTTTTAGTTTGTTCGAAAGTGCTATCGGTCTTGGGGCAGTAATCAGTGCCGTGTATCTGGCGAATCTTAAAAAACTGGATCATATTATTAAAATCATTATAATAGCCGGTTTTATGCTCGGAAGTAGCGTGATGTTACTGGCGGGTTCCAACCTGATTTCGCTTTCGGTAATCTTATTAGTAGTAGCGGGTATCGGAATGATGGCGCAAACATCGGCTATCAATACCTATATACAAACCCATGCGCATCCGAGTATGCGTTCGCGTGCGATCAGTTATTTTATCATGGGATATCAGGGACTAATTCCGGTTGGAAGTCTTCTGGCGGGTGTTGTAGCCGAGTCGATTGGTGTGCGTTTAACCGTGGTTTTCCAGGGCGCGATCGGAATTGTAGCGATATTGGTGTTCTACCTATATTGGAAACGAATGAAAACCAATAGCATTGTAAAAGAAGAAGTGTATAGCAAAGAACAATTCTAA
- a CDS encoding MBL fold metallo-hydrolase, with amino-acid sequence MKIIPLREGLFWASKTKEFTLVDSALVGEPGALKMAICPFLIQLPDDLVLVDAGLGFERNGKPILISLLQDAGYEPEQITKVLLSHLHKDHTDGLGFLEDGHFETYFPKAKLFLQQREMDYALSQPENPSFNLRTIKALQQLSNVHYMNADQGKIGNYITFEVTGGHSPFHQVFWFRNDDQIAFYGGDNLPQESYLKYHIAYKTDYDGKKAMALRQKWEQQAREENWKILLYHDLEKPIVEL; translated from the coding sequence ATGAAAATCATACCCCTTAGAGAAGGTCTGTTTTGGGCCAGTAAAACCAAAGAATTTACCTTGGTAGATAGCGCTCTGGTTGGAGAGCCGGGTGCATTAAAAATGGCAATATGTCCTTTTCTGATCCAACTTCCGGACGATCTGGTTTTGGTTGATGCCGGACTGGGTTTTGAACGCAACGGAAAACCGATTTTGATTTCGTTGTTACAAGACGCCGGATACGAACCGGAACAAATCACAAAGGTTTTGTTGAGTCATTTGCATAAAGATCATACCGACGGATTGGGATTTTTGGAGGACGGTCATTTTGAGACCTATTTTCCGAAAGCGAAGCTATTCCTGCAACAACGGGAAATGGATTATGCTTTGTCACAACCGGAAAATCCGTCGTTTAATTTACGAACGATAAAAGCCTTACAACAATTGTCAAATGTGCACTATATGAATGCCGATCAGGGGAAAATAGGCAACTATATTACTTTTGAAGTCACCGGTGGTCATTCGCCGTTTCACCAGGTATTTTGGTTTCGGAATGACGATCAAATTGCATTTTATGGCGGCGATAATCTGCCACAGGAATCTTATCTGAAATACCATATCGCCTATAAAACCGATTATGACGGAAAAAAAGCAATGGCATTACGTCAGAAATGGGAGCAACAGGCCCGGGAGGAAAATTGGAAAATATTGCTTTACCACGATCTGGAAAAACCGATCGTCGAATTATAA
- a CDS encoding helix-turn-helix domain-containing protein: MADLPLQQLGKALDFIEQHLEEPLSVEKIATVANYSPFHFQRLFKAYTGENLLEFYNRKRIEKVAALLIRDTKETIGTLAFQYGFSDNAALTKAFKKRYSVSPTEFRKQRSSRYDKIKKSTNGQIFQGFEAYIWRIENLKNWMEMNAVITVEEMVAFPMIYQNHIGVENLDATFTKVIEFALENKLTNPEKIAAIRIYHDSFKITAPEKVRMEIGVVVDREIQSDPGIFFKNLSPGKCITANFEIDLADLEKAWSSLYIWMNENGYRPAEQLPFEIIRNNYKEHPQQKCILTLCIPVVSKATL; the protein is encoded by the coding sequence ATGGCTGATTTACCTTTACAACAGCTGGGGAAAGCCCTGGATTTTATCGAGCAACATCTGGAAGAACCTTTGTCGGTAGAAAAAATCGCTACTGTAGCAAATTATTCGCCCTTTCATTTTCAGCGGTTGTTTAAAGCATATACCGGCGAAAACCTGTTGGAGTTTTACAATAGAAAACGGATCGAAAAAGTGGCCGCTTTATTGATTCGGGATACGAAGGAAACGATTGGAACCTTGGCATTTCAATATGGCTTTTCGGATAATGCAGCGCTGACGAAGGCATTTAAAAAACGCTATTCGGTGAGCCCGACGGAATTCCGAAAACAACGTAGTAGTCGGTATGACAAAATTAAAAAGAGCACGAATGGACAAATTTTTCAGGGATTTGAAGCCTATATTTGGCGCATCGAAAATCTTAAAAACTGGATGGAAATGAATGCAGTAATAACAGTAGAAGAAATGGTTGCGTTTCCAATGATTTACCAAAATCATATTGGTGTGGAAAATCTGGACGCGACTTTTACAAAAGTGATTGAATTTGCGTTGGAAAATAAACTGACAAATCCTGAAAAGATCGCAGCGATCCGAATCTATCACGATAGTTTTAAAATTACGGCTCCGGAAAAAGTCCGTATGGAAATTGGAGTAGTGGTCGATCGGGAAATCCAATCCGATCCGGGTATTTTTTTCAAAAACCTGTCACCCGGAAAATGTATTACCGCTAATTTTGAAATTGACCTTGCCGATCTTGAAAAAGCCTGGTCGTCGTTATACATCTGGATGAATGAAAACGGCTATCGCCCGGCGGAACAATTGCCATTTGAAATCATTCGGAATAATTACAAGGAACATCCACAGCAAAAATGCATCCTTACCTTGTGTATTCCGGTTGTGTCCAAAGCAACGCTTTAA